In Methanocaldococcus lauensis, a single genomic region encodes these proteins:
- a CDS encoding DUF1894 domain-containing protein — MSCIDKYNYEILFKGSFKECAKFIRENCKNVKEVNPGEEVIKGIMLIGIPPIPVGYEEGYIIVPYTKPCYGTFVLKVKIEEENNKESKNDKENENKKDKKGILSKLKFW; from the coding sequence ATGTCTTGCATAGATAAATACAACTATGAAATTCTGTTTAAAGGATCTTTTAAGGAGTGTGCAAAATTCATAAGAGAAAATTGCAAAAATGTGAAAGAAGTTAATCCAGGAGAAGAAGTTATTAAGGGAATCATGCTTATAGGAATTCCACCAATTCCAGTAGGTTATGAAGAGGGCTATATAATAGTACCATACACAAAACCATGCTACGGAACTTTTGTTTTGAAAGTTAAAATTGAAGAAGAAAATAATAAAGAAAGTAAAAATGATAAAGAAAATGAAAATAAAAAAGATAAAAAAGGAATATTATCAAAATTAAAATTCTGGTGA
- a CDS encoding DUF1890 domain-containing protein — translation MRVLILLGCPEPPVLIPSFIYLTNMLKKKDCKVFVSANPAALKLVETADPEKLYIKNVGFQEIDEGLKEVFEVDYIISFVHNDAGVSYTITYMHKYKAKTIGIVFGKKMREDLVNTLKENNVETYFVRAFHNPIPIVVTLKRILENIIFEK, via the coding sequence ATGAGAGTTTTAATATTACTTGGATGTCCAGAGCCGCCAGTGTTGATTCCCTCATTTATTTATTTAACAAATATGTTAAAAAAGAAAGATTGTAAAGTTTTTGTATCAGCAAATCCTGCGGCATTGAAGTTAGTTGAAACAGCTGATCCAGAAAAGTTGTATATAAAAAATGTTGGTTTTCAGGAGATTGATGAAGGTTTAAAGGAAGTGTTTGAGGTAGATTATATTATTAGTTTTGTTCACAACGATGCTGGAGTTAGTTATACAATAACTTACATGCATAAGTATAAAGCGAAAACCATTGGCATAGTATTTGGTAAAAAAATGAGAGAGGACTTAGTAAATACATTAAAAGAGAATAATGTGGAAACTTACTTTGTTAGAGCATTCCACAATCCTATTCCAATAGTTGTAACTTTAAAGAGAATCTTAGAGAATATCATCTTTGAAAAATAA
- the fen gene encoding flap endonuclease-1, which produces MGVQIGEYIPKKNITLEDLRGKKVAIDGMNAIYQFLSSIRLKDGSPLKNRKGEITSAYNGVFYKTIHLLENDIIPIWVFDGEPPKLKEKTRKIRKEMKEKAELKLKEAVKKEDVEEVYKYAKRVCYLTPKIVENCKYLLKLMGIPYVEAPSEGEAQASYMAKKGDVWAVVSQDYDSLLYGAPRVIRNLTTTKEMPELIELNEVLESLKISLDDLIDIAIFMGTDYNPGGVRGIGFKRAYEIVRSGLARDVLKKEVENYEEIKNIFKNPRVTDNYSLNLRLPDKEGIIKFLVDENDFNYERVKKHVDKLYSLIESKTKQKTLDAWFK; this is translated from the coding sequence ATGGGAGTGCAAATTGGTGAATACATTCCTAAAAAAAATATAACATTAGAGGATTTAAGAGGTAAAAAAGTAGCAATTGATGGAATGAATGCAATATATCAATTTTTAAGTTCTATAAGATTAAAAGATGGCTCCCCCTTGAAAAATAGAAAAGGGGAAATAACTTCTGCATATAATGGTGTTTTTTACAAAACTATCCATTTATTAGAAAATGATATAATTCCTATTTGGGTTTTTGATGGTGAGCCACCAAAATTAAAAGAGAAAACAAGAAAGATAAGAAAAGAAATGAAAGAAAAGGCTGAACTAAAATTGAAAGAGGCTGTAAAAAAAGAAGATGTTGAAGAAGTTTATAAATATGCAAAAAGAGTTTGTTATCTAACTCCTAAAATAGTAGAGAATTGCAAATATTTATTAAAGTTAATGGGAATTCCTTATGTTGAAGCTCCTTCAGAAGGTGAAGCACAGGCAAGTTATATGGCAAAAAAAGGAGATGTTTGGGCTGTTGTAAGTCAAGATTACGATTCCTTGTTATATGGAGCTCCAAGAGTTATTAGAAATTTAACAACAACAAAGGAGATGCCAGAACTTATTGAACTAAATGAGGTTTTAGAAAGTTTAAAAATATCGTTAGATGACTTAATAGATATAGCCATATTTATGGGAACTGACTACAATCCGGGAGGAGTTAGAGGAATTGGATTTAAGAGGGCTTATGAAATTGTTAGAAGTGGATTGGCGAGAGATGTTTTGAAAAAAGAAGTAGAAAATTATGAAGAAATTAAAAATATATTTAAAAATCCAAGGGTTACTGACAACTACTCATTAAATTTGAGATTACCAGATAAAGAGGGAATTATTAAATTTTTAGTTGATGAGAATGATTTTAATTATGAAAGAGTTAAAAAGCATGTTGATAAATTATATAGTTTAATTGAAAGTAAAACTAAGCAGAAAACTTTAGATGCATGGTTTAAATAA
- a CDS encoding NAD(P)H-hydrate dehydratase, protein MIIAGTMPIKGLELIEGKPMLKGDKIIINNKEFPVSMGTGALIGAVLKTLEYFDNDDIRVITAGDIGEGEGSFKIYERLKDVDDDLLVIHYIKPKISKIKEIDFSPKIIADAGGMYAAKAANIGDRFYLFLPDVGELAFLADEKATHPAYVRGFISEIDDKEVPKLIEKAYKLKMPKYMVVKGETDYVVNEGKIIDTIKEPKIEAMECIGGTGDTLTGIISSLISVGFKTEDAMRLGCKINRKLGELVNAKPNTQIIGIINVIHKVIGEYIK, encoded by the coding sequence ATGATTATAGCAGGAACTATGCCAATAAAAGGTTTAGAATTAATAGAAGGAAAACCTATGTTAAAAGGAGATAAAATAATAATTAACAACAAAGAGTTTCCAGTATCTATGGGGACTGGTGCTTTGATAGGAGCAGTTTTAAAAACGTTAGAATATTTTGATAATGATGATATTAGAGTAATAACTGCAGGAGATATTGGAGAAGGTGAGGGAAGTTTTAAGATTTATGAAAGATTAAAAGATGTTGATGATGATTTATTAGTTATTCATTACATAAAACCAAAGATATCAAAAATTAAAGAGATTGATTTTTCTCCAAAGATTATTGCAGATGCTGGAGGAATGTATGCGGCAAAAGCAGCAAATATTGGAGATAGGTTTTATCTCTTTCTGCCAGATGTTGGTGAGTTAGCATTTTTGGCAGATGAGAAAGCTACACATCCTGCATATGTTAGGGGATTTATATCTGAGATTGACGATAAAGAAGTTCCTAAATTAATAGAAAAAGCTTACAAATTGAAAATGCCTAAGTATATGGTTGTTAAAGGAGAAACTGATTATGTTGTCAATGAAGGAAAAATAATTGATACAATAAAAGAGCCAAAAATAGAGGCAATGGAATGTATAGGGGGAACGGGAGATACCTTAACAGGGATAATATCATCCTTAATAAGTGTTGGATTTAAGACAGAAGATGCTATGAGATTAGGGTGTAAAATAAATAGAAAACTTGGAGAACTCGTCAATGCCAAGCCAAATACACAAATTATAGGGATAATTAATGTTATTCATAAGGTTATAGGGGAATATATAAAATAG
- a CDS encoding transposase, producing MLKNKCLEFGVKVVEVNPSYTSILCPNCRNRLS from the coding sequence ATCCTTAAAAATAAGTGTTTAGAATTCGGTGTTAAAGTTGTTGAGGTAAATCCTTCCTACACCTCTATATTATGCCCTAACTGTAGAAATAGATTATCTTAA
- a CDS encoding TIGR00296 family protein: MRLLTLEEGTFAVKFARAVIENYLSGKDVIVENYPDVFNEKRGCFCTLHTYPERELRGCIGIPEPILPLIKALEEAAISAATKDPRFPPVTLEEMDYIIIEVSILTPPELIKVRHPREYLEKIKIGRDGLIIKYGMHSGLLLPQVPVEFGWDVEEYLAHLCLKAGLPPDMWLDENAKIYRFEAQIFEEVEPRGEVVEKKLI, encoded by the coding sequence ATGAGATTATTAACATTAGAAGAGGGAACCTTTGCCGTAAAATTTGCAAGAGCTGTTATAGAAAATTACCTATCTGGAAAAGACGTTATTGTAGAAAATTATCCAGATGTATTTAATGAAAAAAGAGGATGTTTTTGCACTCTTCACACATATCCTGAGAGAGAACTAAGAGGATGTATTGGAATTCCTGAACCAATATTACCATTAATCAAGGCATTAGAAGAAGCGGCAATAAGTGCGGCTACAAAAGACCCAAGATTTCCTCCTGTAACATTAGAAGAAATGGATTATATTATTATAGAGGTAAGTATATTAACTCCTCCAGAACTTATAAAAGTTAGACATCCAAGAGAGTATTTAGAAAAAATAAAAATTGGTAGAGATGGATTGATTATAAAATATGGAATGCACTCTGGACTTTTATTACCTCAAGTACCTGTTGAATTTGGGTGGGATGTAGAGGAATATTTGGCTCATTTATGTTTAAAGGCTGGATTGCCCCCAGATATGTGGTTAGATGAAAATGCAAAAATTTATAGATTTGAGGCACAGATATTTGAAGAAGTTGAGCCAAGAGGAGAGGTCGTTGAGAAAAAGTTAATTTAA
- a CDS encoding vWA domain-containing protein, whose amino-acid sequence MKNVIKHDAYDKKSFERFLKNSKYLQKLLNYYSQYHPIHEKLAEDTFYAFFKYVVEFNEHIEEKFKINKAILEGAMKNIEYEKSKLLTELDEVNAGTATIMFCEKFFENLKLKKLNKELKKYISGGKSKDLEEKLKETAKETMKEISNEIFDVFEGYKSIKNFGKGKGDKKILSVEDKIKLADKILQNKKIKEIIKKLGKLRLIAINEYKSKIRHYSGDVYSIKIGRDLKKLLPKEIVNFSDEILYYDFLRRYMDKKLLIYDIYNKLERQKGPIIVLLDHSGSMYGEREIWGKAVAISLIEIAKRENRNLYYIAFDDGVRFEKKINPKDVSIDEIIEIASIYFGGGTNFEEPLYRAVNIIKENKTFKNADILFITDGYAEVSNKFLKEFNMFKNENNVKLISVFVETFPTETLKMISDEVIKVYDLADEETKKIYKSLV is encoded by the coding sequence ATGAAAAATGTTATAAAACATGATGCATACGATAAAAAAAGTTTTGAGAGGTTTTTAAAGAACAGCAAATACTTACAAAAACTTCTTAACTATTATTCACAATATCATCCAATTCACGAAAAGTTGGCGGAGGATACATTTTACGCATTCTTTAAATATGTTGTTGAATTCAACGAGCATATTGAAGAAAAATTTAAAATAAATAAGGCAATTTTAGAGGGTGCAATGAAAAATATTGAGTATGAGAAAAGCAAACTTTTAACTGAGTTGGATGAAGTTAATGCAGGAACCGCTACAATAATGTTCTGTGAAAAATTTTTCGAAAATTTAAAACTTAAGAAATTAAATAAAGAGTTAAAGAAATATATTTCTGGAGGAAAAAGTAAAGATTTAGAGGAGAAATTAAAAGAAACTGCAAAGGAAACTATGAAAGAAATCTCAAATGAAATTTTTGATGTTTTTGAAGGATATAAATCAATTAAAAATTTTGGTAAAGGAAAAGGAGATAAAAAAATACTGTCAGTTGAAGATAAAATAAAGTTAGCAGATAAAATTTTACAAAATAAAAAAATTAAAGAAATAATAAAAAAATTAGGGAAGTTAAGATTAATTGCAATAAACGAATATAAATCAAAAATTAGACACTATTCAGGAGATGTTTATTCAATAAAAATTGGTAGGGACTTAAAAAAGTTATTACCTAAAGAAATAGTTAATTTTTCTGATGAAATATTATACTACGATTTTTTGAGGAGATATATGGATAAAAAACTTTTAATTTATGATATATACAACAAATTGGAAAGACAAAAAGGGCCTATTATAGTTTTGTTAGATCACAGTGGTTCAATGTATGGAGAAAGGGAGATATGGGGAAAGGCTGTTGCAATATCCTTAATAGAAATTGCTAAAAGAGAAAATAGAAACCTTTATTATATTGCCTTTGATGACGGCGTTAGATTTGAAAAAAAGATAAACCCTAAAGATGTAAGTATAGATGAAATAATTGAAATTGCCTCAATATACTTTGGAGGAGGAACAAACTTTGAAGAGCCATTATATAGGGCGGTAAATATAATAAAAGAAAATAAAACCTTTAAAAACGCAGACATTTTATTTATAACTGACGGTTATGCAGAAGTGAGTAATAAATTTTTAAAAGAATTTAATATGTTTAAAAATGAAAATAACGTTAAATTAATTTCTGTGTTTGTAGAAACCTTCCCAACTGAAACCTTAAAAATGATTTCTGATGAGGTTATAAAAGTTTATGACTTGGCAGATGAAGAAACAAAAAAGATTTATAAAAGTTTAGTTTAA
- a CDS encoding AAA family ATPase, with product MLEKIREELNSYFLERREEIDIALTSILANEHTVFLGNPGTAKSQLIRAIASHLNANYFEKLVTRFTTEDELFGPLSIKELKDNDKFVRKTNGYLPTAEIAFLDEVFKANSSILNALLSIINERIYHNGDKIEKVPLISLFGASNELPEENELLAFYDRFLFRKVVRGIKCYENLSKLIDLEEEYKPKTVIDIDELKKLQKEALKVDISDIKESLIRIKIALESEGIKISDRRFKKSAKAVKCFAYLNGKEKADVNDLDILRHIYWNEPDEFFKVSVEIFKVSNHYAGFALEQREILDNLINEIKKIDKDKIQLGGIEYRKCLEILGKLNSMVITLKDVKNKAIEKNKPYELVDDVLKEVEGVKKYVEELLKG from the coding sequence ATGCTTGAAAAGATAAGAGAAGAGTTAAATAGTTATTTTTTAGAAAGAAGAGAGGAAATAGATATAGCTTTAACTTCTATATTGGCTAATGAACATACTGTATTTTTAGGAAATCCTGGAACTGCTAAGTCACAATTAATTAGAGCTATTGCCTCTCATCTAAATGCCAACTACTTTGAAAAACTTGTAACAAGATTTACTACAGAGGATGAACTTTTTGGACCATTAAGCATTAAAGAATTAAAAGATAATGATAAATTTGTTAGGAAAACTAATGGCTATTTACCTACGGCTGAAATTGCTTTTTTAGATGAAGTTTTTAAAGCAAATAGTAGTATATTAAATGCATTACTATCCATTATAAATGAAAGAATCTATCACAATGGAGACAAAATAGAGAAAGTTCCTTTAATAAGTTTGTTTGGAGCGTCCAACGAGTTGCCAGAGGAAAATGAACTATTGGCATTTTACGATAGGTTTTTATTTAGGAAAGTTGTGAGAGGTATAAAATGTTATGAAAATCTTTCAAAACTTATTGATTTGGAAGAAGAATATAAGCCAAAAACTGTTATAGACATTGATGAACTTAAAAAGTTGCAAAAAGAGGCTTTGAAAGTAGATATTTCTGACATAAAAGAAAGTTTGATTAGAATAAAAATAGCATTGGAAAGTGAAGGTATAAAAATTTCAGATAGAAGATTTAAAAAGTCTGCTAAGGCTGTTAAATGTTTTGCATACTTAAATGGAAAAGAAAAGGCAGATGTAAATGATTTAGACATTTTAAGGCATATATATTGGAACGAGCCAGATGAATTCTTTAAGGTTTCAGTTGAAATTTTTAAAGTATCAAACCATTACGCTGGTTTTGCATTAGAGCAGAGAGAAATATTAGATAATCTTATAAATGAAATAAAAAAAATTGATAAAGATAAAATACAGTTAGGTGGAATAGAGTATAGAAAATGCCTTGAAATTTTAGGTAAGTTGAATAGTATGGTTATAACATTAAAAGATGTTAAAAATAAGGCAATTGAAAAAAATAAACCTTATGAACTTGTTGATGATGTTTTAAAAGAGGTTGAAGGTGTAAAAAAGTATGTTGAAGAGTTGTTAAAGGGTTAG
- the cobJ gene encoding precorrin-3B C(17)-methyltransferase — MLYVVGIGSGSKLHITKEAEEVLKNVDLIVCYKNYKKYVERFNKPIYTTGMTKEIDRVEYALKEAKYKDVALVSSGDPTIYGLASLAYEINSIKNYNVEIRVIPGITAASLASSVLGSPLNHDFVVISFSDLLTPLSTILKRFEYALKGDFVICIYNPLSKKRKEPFLKAIDILKDFVKDVNYIIGIVKNAGRDNEEYLITNFEEFYKNLEKYLEFIDMNTIIIIGNSSTKIINNKMVTPRGYLNKYKIL, encoded by the coding sequence ATGCTATATGTTGTTGGTATTGGTAGTGGTAGTAAATTACATATAACTAAGGAGGCAGAAGAAGTTTTAAAAAATGTAGATTTAATAGTGTGCTATAAAAATTACAAAAAATATGTTGAAAGGTTTAACAAACCAATATATACAACTGGAATGACGAAAGAGATTGACAGAGTAGAGTATGCTTTAAAAGAGGCTAAATATAAAGATGTTGCTTTAGTTTCGAGTGGAGACCCTACAATTTATGGATTAGCTTCATTAGCATACGAGATAAATTCAATTAAAAACTACAATGTAGAAATAAGGGTAATTCCTGGAATTACTGCCGCTTCATTGGCTTCATCAGTTTTAGGAAGTCCGTTAAATCATGATTTTGTTGTTATAAGTTTTAGTGATTTATTAACTCCACTAAGTACTATATTAAAAAGATTTGAATACGCTTTAAAAGGGGATTTTGTTATCTGCATATACAACCCACTAAGTAAGAAAAGAAAAGAGCCATTTTTGAAAGCTATAGATATATTAAAAGATTTTGTAAAAGATGTAAATTACATTATTGGGATAGTAAAAAATGCTGGAAGAGATAATGAAGAATATTTAATTACAAACTTTGAAGAATTTTATAAAAATTTAGAAAAATACTTAGAATTTATAGATATGAACACAATAATAATTATTGGTAATTCCTCAACAAAAATTATAAACAATAAGATGGTAACTCCAAGAGGATATCTCAATAAATATAAAATTTTATAA
- a CDS encoding deoxyhypusine synthase: MEKNPKDIVLKESVDIKGIEIEGPWLDDNISLEEVIKKYYLKIGFQASHIGKAINIWKEIEDKRKRGKEITVFFGYTSNIVSSGLREIIAYLVKHKKVDVIVTTAGGVEEDFIKCLKPFILGDWDVSGKILREKGINRIGNIFVPNDRYIAFEEYMMEFFEEILNLEKESGKIITASEFTYKLGEFIDKKLKDKEKEKSILYWAYKNNIPIFCPAITDGSIGDMLYFFKKYKKDTDLMIDIANDIVKLNDIAINSKKTACIVLGGSLPKHSIINANLFREGTDYAIYITTALPWDGSLSGAPPEEGVSWGKIGSKADYVEIWGDATIIFPLLVYCVMKE; encoded by the coding sequence ATGGAAAAAAATCCAAAAGATATTGTGCTTAAAGAAAGTGTAGATATAAAAGGAATTGAAATTGAAGGTCCTTGGTTAGATGATAATATTAGCTTAGAAGAAGTTATCAAAAAATACTACTTAAAGATTGGTTTTCAGGCATCTCATATAGGAAAAGCAATAAATATTTGGAAAGAAATTGAAGATAAAAGGAAAAGGGGAAAGGAGATAACTGTATTTTTTGGATACACTTCAAATATTGTATCTTCTGGACTAAGGGAGATTATAGCATACCTTGTAAAGCATAAAAAGGTTGATGTTATTGTTACGACTGCTGGTGGAGTAGAGGAGGATTTTATAAAATGCTTGAAGCCCTTTATATTGGGAGATTGGGATGTAAGTGGGAAAATTTTAAGAGAAAAGGGAATAAATAGGATTGGGAATATTTTTGTCCCTAATGACAGATACATAGCATTTGAGGAATATATGATGGAGTTTTTTGAAGAAATCCTAAACTTAGAAAAAGAAAGTGGTAAGATTATTACAGCAAGTGAATTTACATACAAATTAGGGGAATTTATAGACAAAAAATTAAAGGATAAAGAGAAAGAAAAGTCAATATTGTATTGGGCATATAAAAACAACATCCCTATATTTTGTCCAGCTATAACTGACGGTTCTATTGGAGATATGCTATATTTTTTTAAAAAATATAAAAAAGACACTGATTTGATGATAGATATAGCAAATGATATTGTAAAATTAAATGATATAGCCATAAATTCTAAAAAAACTGCGTGCATAGTTTTAGGAGGCTCACTACCTAAGCATAGTATTATAAATGCAAACCTATTTAGGGAAGGAACTGACTATGCTATATACATAACTACGGCATTACCTTGGGACGGTTCTTTAAGTGGAGCTCCTCCAGAAGAAGGAGTTTCATGGGGAAAGATTGGAAGTAAAGCAGATTATGTGGAAATTTGGGGAGATGCTACAATAATATTTCCATTATTGGTTTATTGTGTGATGAAAGAATAA
- the mfnD gene encoding tyramine--L-glutamate ligase translates to MILFFEYAIASGFEDEGILKEGKMMFDTLLKQFLEIDNVVSLIYKDFVDYYKNFKNLEIIEVEDENEVEEKLDNILKNKKIDYALTIAPEEDNILYNLTKIIEKYPVKNLGSFSEGIKIAGNKYLTYLAIKDFVKVPKTFPPKKYVVKKIDGCGGKFEILDDNYIIQEFIDGENLSVSLIVGKNKIYPLSLNKQYIDDRGFIGADVNIEHKLKDIIFNEVIKGIKYINGLNGYVGVDVIVNNDEIFIIEINPRITTTVYGLKTKPSLGELLIKNAKNEELKFKVRGENFTIDK, encoded by the coding sequence ATGATATTGTTTTTTGAATATGCAATTGCCTCTGGGTTTGAAGATGAAGGAATTTTAAAAGAAGGAAAAATGATGTTTGACACATTATTAAAGCAGTTTTTAGAAATTGACAATGTTGTATCTTTAATTTATAAGGATTTTGTTGATTACTACAAAAATTTTAAAAATCTTGAAATAATAGAGGTTGAGGATGAAAATGAAGTTGAAGAAAAATTAGACAACATTTTAAAAAATAAAAAAATTGACTATGCATTAACAATAGCTCCAGAAGAAGATAATATATTATACAATTTAACAAAAATCATCGAAAAATATCCAGTAAAAAATTTAGGTAGTTTTTCAGAAGGTATAAAAATTGCTGGAAATAAATATTTAACATACTTAGCAATTAAAGATTTTGTAAAAGTTCCTAAAACATTTCCTCCAAAGAAGTATGTAGTAAAAAAGATAGATGGATGTGGTGGAAAATTTGAAATTTTAGATGATAATTACATAATTCAGGAATTTATTGATGGAGAAAATTTGTCAGTGTCTTTAATTGTTGGAAAAAATAAGATTTATCCTCTATCTTTAAACAAACAGTATATTGATGATAGAGGTTTTATTGGGGCAGATGTGAATATTGAGCACAAATTAAAAGATATAATTTTTAACGAGGTGATTAAAGGTATTAAATATATAAATGGGTTAAATGGTTATGTAGGAGTTGATGTCATAGTTAATAATGATGAAATTTTTATTATTGAAATAAATCCAAGAATAACAACAACTGTCTATGGATTAAAAACAAAACCAAGTTTAGGAGAATTATTAATAAAAAATGCAAAGAATGAAGAACTAAAATTTAAAGTTAGAGGAGAAAACTTTACAATTGACAAATAA
- a CDS encoding Rossmann-like domain-containing protein — MLSPKEVLKNLTEENNLLYEKVEIKISDTKLDTTRIKDYPLMSGKEILLRANFKGCYGDAFTDKPVEFKGTIKELLDKGNRAEIIATLNAVMRYLGLVDRTVHCTGDEPEKCAKEFVKYLKELKPKKIGIIGFQPAFVKEIVNAFGSENVIVSDLNPENVGKIKYGAKIIHGKYNEDLIKNSDVVLATGSTIANGTFKDIWELAKKYNKRIIFYGTTIAGMAKILGVERFCKLGK, encoded by the coding sequence ATGTTATCCCCTAAAGAAGTTTTAAAAAATCTTACAGAAGAAAATAATCTGCTATATGAAAAGGTTGAGATTAAAATATCAGATACTAAGTTAGATACAACAAGAATTAAAGATTATCCATTAATGAGTGGTAAAGAAATTTTATTGAGAGCTAATTTTAAAGGTTGTTATGGGGATGCCTTCACAGATAAACCTGTAGAATTTAAAGGAACTATTAAAGAACTTTTAGATAAAGGAAATAGAGCTGAAATAATAGCAACATTAAATGCTGTTATGAGATACCTTGGATTAGTTGATAGAACTGTTCATTGCACTGGAGATGAACCAGAAAAATGTGCAAAAGAATTTGTTAAATACCTAAAGGAATTGAAACCAAAAAAAATTGGTATTATTGGGTTTCAACCAGCATTTGTTAAAGAGATTGTTAATGCATTTGGCTCTGAAAATGTTATAGTTAGTGATTTAAATCCAGAAAATGTTGGAAAAATAAAATATGGAGCTAAAATTATTCATGGGAAATATAATGAGGATTTAATAAAAAATTCAGATGTTGTTTTAGCTACCGGTTCAACTATTGCAAATGGAACATTTAAGGATATTTGGGAATTAGCTAAAAAATACAATAAAAGAATTATTTTTTATGGAACTACAATTGCTGGAATGGCTAAAATATTAGGAGTTGAGAGATTTTGTAAATTAGGAAAATAA